A part of Quatrionicoccus australiensis genomic DNA contains:
- a CDS encoding helix-turn-helix transcriptional regulator codes for MTHSTILSAISGMPTVRETCEFLKIGRTSFYALVKAGKLETVKLGARSTRVKRESLEKLVANGIA; via the coding sequence ATGACCCACAGCACCATTCTGTCAGCCATTTCTGGCATGCCGACCGTACGCGAGACGTGCGAATTCCTGAAGATCGGCCGCACTTCCTTCTATGCGCTTGTGAAAGCTGGAAAGCTCGAAACTGTGAAGCTCGGCGCCCGGAGCACCCGCGTAAAACGTGAGAGTCTCGAGAAGCTCGTAGCCAACGGCATCGCCTGA
- a CDS encoding tyrosine-type recombinase/integrase has translation MPLSDTGIRASKPREKAYKVADEKGLFLLVNPGGSRLWRLKYRIDGKEKLMALGAYPDVGLKDARDKRDEARKLIAAGIDPAQKKKSDEAEAKERATNTFELVACEWHENVKGEWIEKHAVRTMKLFERDLFPFIGGKPINEIKPRELLECLRRVEKRGTLSTAHRLLTQCGQVFRYGVASDRCERDTAADLRDALVKKPQVEHFAAITDPKRVGELMRMIDAYQGTAIVSAALKLSPMLFVRPGELRIAEWSEMNLDAAVWELPAKKMKMRNPHVVPLPAQAVAILRELHEMTGHGKHVFPSWGGDKRPMSSNTVRVALRAMGVTAEEMTAHGFRAMARTILDEVLGFRVDLIEHQLAHNVVDPNGRAYNRTAFLVERRDMMQRWADYLDKLKAGAEVIALERGAA, from the coding sequence ATGCCGCTTAGCGATACCGGTATCCGAGCCAGCAAGCCGCGCGAGAAGGCCTACAAAGTCGCGGATGAAAAAGGACTATTCCTCTTGGTCAATCCTGGGGGCTCAAGACTCTGGCGTCTGAAGTACAGGATCGATGGCAAAGAAAAGCTCATGGCTCTGGGCGCCTACCCCGACGTGGGCCTGAAGGATGCTCGCGACAAACGTGACGAGGCCAGGAAGCTGATCGCCGCCGGTATCGATCCGGCACAAAAGAAAAAGTCTGACGAGGCCGAGGCAAAGGAGCGAGCGACCAATACTTTTGAACTGGTTGCTTGCGAGTGGCATGAGAACGTGAAGGGGGAGTGGATCGAAAAGCACGCCGTACGGACAATGAAGCTTTTTGAGCGTGACCTTTTCCCATTCATTGGTGGGAAGCCAATCAACGAGATCAAGCCGCGTGAGTTGTTAGAGTGTCTTCGCAGGGTTGAGAAGCGGGGCACGCTGTCGACAGCACACCGCCTACTCACCCAGTGCGGCCAAGTGTTCCGTTATGGCGTGGCTAGTGACCGATGCGAGCGAGACACCGCGGCTGATCTCCGGGACGCATTGGTAAAGAAGCCCCAGGTCGAGCATTTCGCGGCAATCACCGATCCCAAGAGGGTTGGCGAGCTGATGCGCATGATCGATGCCTATCAAGGAACGGCTATTGTCTCCGCTGCGTTGAAGCTTTCGCCGATGCTCTTCGTTCGGCCTGGTGAGTTGCGGATTGCCGAATGGTCTGAGATGAATCTAGACGCGGCCGTGTGGGAGCTACCGGCCAAGAAAATGAAGATGCGGAACCCCCATGTGGTGCCATTGCCGGCCCAGGCCGTTGCGATTCTCCGCGAGCTTCACGAAATGACTGGGCATGGGAAACATGTTTTCCCGAGTTGGGGAGGAGACAAGAGGCCTATGTCATCGAATACAGTGCGCGTTGCCCTTCGCGCGATGGGCGTCACGGCAGAGGAAATGACAGCTCACGGTTTCCGGGCTATGGCTCGAACGATCCTTGATGAGGTGCTTGGATTCCGAGTTGATCTGATTGAACATCAGTTGGCCCACAACGTGGTAGATCCGAATGGGCGGGCATACAACCGGACCGCTTTTCTGGTTGAGCGCAGGGACATGATGCAGCGATGGGCCGATTACCTCGACAAGTTAAAAGCTGGCGCGGAGGTGATTGCTCTCGAGCGTGGTGCTGCGTGA
- the dnaB gene encoding replicative DNA helicase: protein MNQRPQKPKAIDPSLAHLRVPPHSIEAEQSVLGGLLLDNQAWDRIGDLLTDSDFYRDEHRRIFRQIRNLLERAKPADVVTVAEALDAAGEGEQTGGLAYLGELAANTPSAANIKRYAEIVRERAVLRQLVATADEIAADALNPLGRDAETLLDEAESKIFKIAEAGAGHNEGFVHINPLLTQVVERIQELHDRDNPSDITGVPTGFIDLDQKTSGFQPGDLIIVAGRPSMGKTAFALNIAENVAVESGLPVGVFSMEMGGAQLAMRMLASIGRLNSQSLRTGRMNDEEWSKLSFALGKLHEAPLYIDETGGLSPANLRARARRLARQYGGKLGLLVIDYIQLMSGNKQGENRATEVSEISRSIKSLAKELQVPIVALSQLSRKVEERTDKRPMMSDLRESGAIEQDADVILMMYRDEYYNKESQDNKGLAEVIIGKQRNGPTGTVRLNFVGEFTRFQNLASGGFVDSQN, encoded by the coding sequence ATGAATCAACGCCCGCAAAAACCCAAAGCCATCGATCCATCGCTCGCCCATCTGCGCGTGCCGCCGCATTCCATTGAAGCCGAGCAGTCGGTGCTGGGCGGTCTGTTGCTCGATAACCAGGCCTGGGACCGGATCGGCGATTTGCTGACCGACAGTGACTTTTATCGCGATGAACATAGGCGGATTTTTCGCCAGATCCGCAACCTGCTGGAGCGTGCCAAACCGGCCGACGTCGTTACCGTCGCCGAAGCGCTCGATGCGGCAGGGGAAGGCGAACAGACCGGCGGCCTCGCTTATCTCGGCGAGCTGGCAGCGAATACCCCTTCGGCGGCCAATATCAAGCGCTATGCCGAAATCGTGCGCGAACGTGCCGTGCTACGCCAGCTGGTCGCCACCGCCGATGAAATTGCTGCGGATGCGCTCAATCCACTTGGTCGTGATGCCGAGACCCTACTCGATGAAGCAGAGTCGAAAATTTTCAAGATTGCCGAAGCCGGGGCCGGTCACAACGAAGGTTTCGTGCACATCAATCCGCTGCTGACCCAGGTCGTCGAGCGTATCCAGGAGTTGCACGATCGCGACAATCCGTCCGACATCACCGGTGTGCCGACCGGCTTCATCGACCTCGATCAGAAGACGTCGGGTTTCCAGCCAGGGGATCTGATCATTGTTGCTGGTCGTCCTTCGATGGGAAAGACGGCATTCGCGCTGAACATTGCCGAAAATGTGGCCGTTGAAAGTGGTTTACCGGTGGGCGTGTTCTCGATGGAAATGGGCGGCGCCCAGCTGGCGATGCGGATGCTCGCCTCGATTGGCCGCCTGAATTCGCAGAGCCTGCGTACCGGGCGCATGAACGACGAGGAGTGGTCCAAGCTGTCCTTCGCGCTTGGCAAACTGCATGAGGCGCCGCTCTATATCGATGAGACCGGCGGTTTGAGCCCGGCCAACCTGCGTGCCCGCGCCCGGCGCCTGGCGCGCCAGTACGGCGGCAAGCTTGGTCTGCTGGTCATCGACTACATCCAGCTGATGAGCGGCAACAAGCAGGGCGAGAACCGGGCGACCGAAGTTTCCGAAATTTCCCGCTCGATCAAGTCGCTGGCCAAGGAGTTGCAGGTGCCCATCGTGGCGCTGTCACAGCTCTCGCGTAAGGTCGAAGAGCGTACCGACAAGCGCCCGATGATGTCCGACTTGCGCGAATCCGGCGCTATCGAGCAGGATGCCGACGTGATCCTGATGATGTACCGCGACGAGTACTACAACAAGGAAAGCCAGGATAACAAGGGCTTGGCCGAAGTGATTATCGGCAAGCAGCGTAATGGTCCGACCGGTACGGTCCGCCTGAACTTCGTCGGCGAATTCACCCGCTTCCAGAATCTGGCGAGCGGCGGTTTCGTCGATTCACAGAACTGA
- the rplI gene encoding 50S ribosomal protein L9, which translates to MQIILLEKVVNLGNLGEVVKVKDGYARNFLIPKRMAKRATPAAMAEFEARRAELEKLAAEKLAAAQGVAEKMAGLSVSVARKAGMDGRLFGSVGNADVAEALKAAGFVVDKSSVRMPEGPLKAIGEFPLDVALHTDVLANITVVVVAA; encoded by the coding sequence ATGCAAATCATTCTGCTCGAAAAGGTTGTTAACCTCGGTAACCTCGGTGAAGTCGTCAAGGTCAAGGACGGTTACGCCCGTAACTTCCTGATCCCGAAGCGCATGGCCAAGCGTGCCACGCCGGCTGCCATGGCTGAATTCGAAGCCCGTCGCGCCGAACTGGAAAAGCTGGCTGCTGAAAAGCTGGCCGCTGCCCAGGGCGTTGCCGAAAAGATGGCCGGTCTGTCCGTTTCCGTTGCCCGCAAGGCCGGTATGGATGGTCGTCTGTTCGGTTCCGTCGGCAATGCCGATGTCGCCGAAGCCCTCAAGGCTGCTGGCTTTGTTGTCGACAAGTCGTCCGTCCGCATGCCGGAAGGTCCGCTCAAGGCAATTGGCGAGTTCCCGCTTGACGTTGCCCTGCACACCGATGTGCTGGCCAACATCACCGTGGTTGTGGTTGCCGCTTAA
- the rpsR gene encoding 30S ribosomal protein S18 has product MARFFKKKDDDKKKKRGGGLFKRRKFCRFTAEKVEQIDYKDVDVLKEYIQENAKIMPARLTGTKAGYQRQLGTAIKRARFLALLPFTDNHQ; this is encoded by the coding sequence ATGGCTCGATTCTTCAAGAAGAAGGATGACGACAAGAAAAAGAAACGCGGTGGTGGTCTCTTCAAGCGCCGCAAGTTCTGCCGCTTCACGGCAGAAAAGGTCGAACAGATCGACTACAAGGATGTTGACGTCCTGAAGGAATACATCCAGGAAAACGCCAAGATCATGCCGGCTCGTCTGACCGGTACCAAGGCCGGCTATCAGCGCCAGCTGGGCACCGCTATCAAGCGCGCCCGCTTCCTGGCCCTGCTGCCTTTTACCGATAACCATCAATAA
- the priB gene encoding primosomal replication protein N has product MRYTPAGVPVSEGWLQHSAPQTENGAERQVELEIAVLALGESARWLQAAPLGGAVKITGFLAAKSRTSKLPVLHVNSIEFLEGNENGSILQEEG; this is encoded by the coding sequence TTGCGCTACACGCCAGCCGGGGTTCCAGTAAGCGAAGGGTGGCTGCAACACAGCGCCCCGCAAACTGAAAACGGTGCGGAGCGACAGGTAGAACTGGAAATTGCTGTGCTGGCTCTGGGCGAATCTGCCCGCTGGCTTCAGGCAGCCCCCCTTGGCGGGGCGGTAAAAATTACCGGATTTCTGGCTGCAAAAAGTCGCACCAGCAAACTGCCCGTGCTGCATGTGAATTCAATAGAATTTTTGGAAGGAAACGAAAATGGCTCGATTCTTCAAGAAGAAGGATGA
- the rpsF gene encoding 30S ribosomal protein S6, with protein MRHYEIVFIVHPDQSEQVPGMVERYRAIVTAKNGTIHRLEDWGRRQLAYPIQKIHKAHYVMMNIECDGETLNELEHSFKFNDAVLRHLTVKMKAAVTTPSPMMKEEKSKSLLGGEVAAAPAAAEAPAA; from the coding sequence ATGCGCCATTACGAAATCGTCTTTATCGTCCACCCGGACCAAAGCGAACAAGTGCCCGGCATGGTTGAACGTTACCGTGCCATCGTCACCGCCAAGAACGGTACGATTCACCGTCTGGAAGACTGGGGTCGCCGTCAACTGGCTTACCCGATCCAGAAGATCCACAAGGCCCACTACGTCATGATGAATATCGAGTGCGACGGCGAAACGCTGAACGAACTCGAACATTCCTTCAAGTTCAATGACGCCGTGCTGCGCCACCTCACCGTCAAGATGAAGGCTGCCGTGACGACTCCTTCCCCGATGATGAAGGAAGAAAAGTCCAAGTCCCTGCTTGGTGGTGAAGTTGCTGCTGCTCCGGCTGCTGCCGAAGCCCCGGCTGCCTAA
- a CDS encoding acyl-CoA dehydrogenase, which produces MSEYIAPLKDIRFVMQDLAGLTEVVALPGYEEATPDVVDAILEEAARFSGEVLSPLNRVGDRDGAKWKDTVVTTSPGFKEAYRQFVDNGWNGLGCDPEFGGQGLPKLLSTAVSEMWKAANHAFSLCPMLTQGAIEALMIAGTDAQKAAYLPNLVSGEWTGTMNLTEPSAGSDLAAVRSRAEPVGDGSYRIFGQKIFITYGEHDMTDNIVHLVLARTPGAPEGVKGISLFVVPKFLLKADGTPGERNDVYCVSIEHKLGIHGSPTAVLAFGDHGGAIGTLVGEENRGLEYMFIMMNAARFNVGLEGLGDAERAYQRAVVYAKERVQGTEVGVRGGPKVPIIKHPDVRRMLMSMRARIEAMRALAYVTAAAQDNAHNHPDEAGRKVGQAFADLMIPVVKGWSTESAIDIASLGVQVHGGMGYIEETGAAQHLRDARITAIYEGTTAIQANDLIGRKIAREKGVTIAAVIADMRAALLSLDGDLQAIGARQSVAVDALEKAVSWIVANFAGDPKAAHAGAVPFLYLLGIVAGGWQMGRAAVIARARIAAGENDPFWAAKLATARFYADHFLTQAAGLAESVISGAAGALEIADDSF; this is translated from the coding sequence ATGAGTGAATACATCGCACCGCTCAAGGATATTCGTTTTGTCATGCAGGATCTCGCCGGCTTGACGGAGGTCGTCGCCTTGCCCGGATATGAAGAGGCTACGCCGGATGTGGTGGATGCCATTCTCGAAGAGGCGGCCCGTTTTTCCGGAGAGGTTCTGTCGCCGCTGAATCGCGTGGGTGACCGCGACGGGGCCAAGTGGAAAGATACGGTTGTCACGACCTCCCCCGGGTTCAAGGAGGCTTATCGGCAATTCGTCGATAACGGCTGGAATGGCCTGGGGTGTGATCCGGAGTTCGGTGGCCAGGGTTTGCCCAAGCTGCTGTCCACTGCGGTCAGTGAAATGTGGAAAGCCGCCAATCATGCTTTCTCGCTGTGCCCGATGCTGACGCAAGGTGCCATCGAGGCGCTGATGATTGCCGGCACCGATGCGCAGAAGGCGGCTTACCTGCCGAACCTGGTTTCCGGCGAATGGACCGGTACCATGAACCTGACCGAGCCTTCCGCCGGGTCGGACCTTGCTGCGGTGCGCAGTCGCGCCGAGCCTGTGGGTGACGGCAGCTACAGGATTTTCGGGCAGAAGATATTCATTACCTACGGTGAACACGACATGACGGACAATATTGTCCATCTCGTGTTGGCACGCACCCCGGGGGCGCCTGAAGGCGTCAAGGGGATTTCCCTGTTCGTGGTGCCCAAGTTCCTGCTCAAGGCGGACGGAACACCGGGTGAGCGCAATGATGTTTATTGTGTCTCGATTGAACACAAGCTGGGTATTCACGGCAGTCCGACGGCGGTACTGGCATTCGGTGATCATGGTGGCGCGATTGGTACGCTGGTTGGCGAGGAGAATCGCGGCCTTGAGTACATGTTCATCATGATGAACGCCGCCCGTTTCAATGTCGGCCTCGAAGGTCTGGGCGATGCCGAGCGTGCCTATCAGCGTGCCGTTGTCTATGCAAAGGAACGGGTGCAAGGGACAGAGGTGGGTGTGCGCGGCGGTCCTAAGGTGCCGATCATCAAGCATCCGGACGTGCGGCGCATGTTGATGTCGATGCGGGCGCGCATTGAAGCGATGCGGGCGCTGGCTTACGTTACCGCTGCCGCGCAGGACAATGCCCACAATCATCCCGACGAAGCCGGGCGCAAGGTCGGGCAGGCATTTGCCGATCTGATGATTCCGGTCGTCAAGGGCTGGAGTACCGAAAGCGCAATCGATATCGCCTCGCTGGGCGTGCAGGTGCATGGCGGCATGGGTTATATCGAGGAAACCGGTGCGGCCCAGCATCTGCGCGATGCGCGCATCACCGCGATTTACGAAGGTACAACAGCGATTCAGGCGAATGACCTGATCGGCCGCAAGATTGCGCGTGAAAAGGGTGTCACGATCGCGGCGGTGATTGCCGACATGCGTGCTGCGTTGCTGTCCCTGGATGGCGATTTGCAGGCTATCGGAGCGCGTCAGTCCGTAGCGGTCGACGCCCTGGAAAAGGCGGTTTCCTGGATCGTTGCCAATTTTGCCGGTGATCCCAAGGCGGCTCACGCCGGCGCGGTTCCTTTCCTGTATCTGCTGGGGATTGTGGCCGGTGGCTGGCAGATGGGGCGAGCGGCCGTCATCGCGCGTGCCCGGATCGCTGCCGGAGAGAATGACCCCTTCTGGGCCGCCAAGCTGGCAACAGCCCGTTTCTATGCCGATCATTTCCTGACCCAGGCGGCTGGTCTGGCTGAGTCCGTGATCTCCGGCGCGGCCGGTGCACTTGAGATAGCTGACGACAGCTTCTGA
- a CDS encoding type IV pilus assembly protein FimV — protein MNRLAFRYSLPVLLFALSGAAYALGLGELRGQPSLGERFRLEVEILGDGKAALDPSCFRLIPPASGGDLPWLKKASLSIRKGSPSILEISSDTPLRDPVTVLALQMACGHEVGREYVIFASPPKAAPPDLPVRQEVPLSSNPGASAKKPTPLVRPRNLAPRQADVPERLKPRVAEKRMAPNPVPDRLLLSNGEDVGEPSLRLATDLLSLSVGAKTAEATEAQREILRLEFRMLLSMNEQATSQLATAEKLRNMESTLGDLQQRAAEFSQRVEKGASAEAPVAKPEVAPVAVPSVAVANPEEDSSGISDWSFYGVILGVVLGLGGWFGWRKYQERRLDEADVDYQVAAPDLKVDPKREDEREESGVVDLAVEPNVSAAPMAVDLELDGGEAPAVSPAAAASSSSESMDSVLSISATTLDEHFEANPVMELADIMLSFGRVKGAAQALQEYIDNNPQEALQPWIRLMDVYRMAGMRNEFEAVSRNLNQNFNVEVQQWSGANAAAGSHTLDLVLDDVAEPAAAVPQAPKPECLEDMPRLMGMVCDLWSTGDVVGYLYQLLRDNRGGQRVGFALPVVEEILFLIELKETAHRIEKENVAS, from the coding sequence TTGAATCGTTTGGCTTTTCGGTATTCGTTGCCCGTTTTGCTTTTTGCCTTGTCGGGCGCTGCTTATGCGCTCGGCTTGGGAGAGTTGCGCGGTCAACCTAGCCTGGGAGAGCGTTTTCGGCTTGAGGTTGAAATCCTTGGAGATGGCAAGGCGGCGCTGGATCCTTCCTGCTTTCGTCTGATACCACCTGCAAGTGGTGGCGATCTTCCCTGGCTGAAAAAAGCTTCGCTCAGTATTCGCAAGGGTTCCCCCTCCATTCTCGAGATCAGTTCCGATACGCCGTTGCGCGATCCGGTGACCGTGCTTGCGCTGCAAATGGCTTGTGGGCACGAGGTGGGGCGGGAGTATGTGATATTCGCTTCGCCGCCCAAGGCGGCCCCGCCGGATTTGCCTGTTCGCCAGGAAGTCCCGCTCTCGTCGAACCCCGGGGCGTCTGCCAAAAAGCCGACGCCGCTTGTTCGGCCGAGAAATCTGGCACCGCGCCAGGCCGATGTGCCGGAGCGCCTGAAGCCGCGCGTTGCGGAAAAACGGATGGCGCCCAATCCGGTGCCGGATCGTCTGTTGCTGTCCAATGGCGAAGATGTTGGCGAACCATCCCTGCGTCTGGCGACAGATCTTCTTTCGCTATCGGTCGGGGCGAAGACGGCTGAGGCGACAGAAGCTCAGCGCGAAATTCTGCGCCTCGAGTTCCGCATGTTGCTGTCGATGAATGAGCAGGCGACAAGCCAGCTGGCGACGGCGGAAAAATTGCGCAACATGGAAAGTACTCTGGGAGACTTGCAGCAACGCGCTGCCGAGTTTTCCCAGCGGGTAGAAAAAGGAGCATCGGCTGAGGCCCCCGTTGCGAAGCCCGAGGTAGCACCAGTTGCCGTGCCGTCGGTGGCAGTCGCAAATCCGGAAGAGGATTCCTCCGGTATTTCGGACTGGAGCTTCTATGGCGTCATTCTTGGTGTAGTGCTTGGTCTTGGTGGCTGGTTTGGCTGGCGGAAATACCAGGAGCGACGGCTGGATGAGGCCGATGTTGACTACCAGGTTGCCGCTCCCGATCTGAAGGTTGATCCGAAACGCGAAGATGAGCGTGAAGAGTCCGGTGTGGTTGATCTTGCGGTCGAGCCGAATGTTTCTGCTGCACCGATGGCCGTCGATCTTGAGCTGGATGGCGGCGAGGCGCCTGCGGTTTCCCCCGCGGCTGCGGCGTCCTCTTCTTCCGAGTCCATGGACTCGGTGCTTTCCATTTCGGCAACGACGCTGGATGAACATTTCGAGGCCAATCCTGTCATGGAACTGGCCGACATCATGTTGTCATTCGGACGGGTCAAGGGTGCTGCGCAGGCCCTCCAGGAGTACATCGACAATAATCCGCAGGAAGCCTTGCAACCCTGGATTCGCCTGATGGATGTTTATCGCATGGCGGGTATGCGTAACGAGTTCGAGGCGGTCTCGCGCAACCTGAACCAGAATTTCAACGTCGAAGTTCAGCAGTGGAGTGGTGCCAATGCGGCGGCCGGCTCGCATACGCTGGATCTGGTACTCGATGACGTTGCCGAGCCTGCGGCGGCTGTGCCGCAGGCCCCCAAGCCTGAGTGTCTGGAGGACATGCCGCGCTTGATGGGCATGGTTTGTGATCTCTGGAGCACAGGCGATGTGGTCGGTTACCTCTATCAGCTCCTGCGTGACAACCGGGGTGGCCAACGTGTCGGCTTTGCACTTCCTGTCGTTGAGGAAATCCTGTTCCTCATCGAACTGAAGGAAACGGCTCATCGTATCGAAAAGGAAAATGTCGCGTCATGA
- a CDS encoding energy-coupling factor ABC transporter permease, with protein sequence MNLPDNLLGETWYWMAWVIWIPLFARSLLRAPWGRLKSPDLLNVWLGMVVLLTLVWSLKAGVKPGLGFHLLGATVFTLSFGPHLAFVGLCLVLAGITLNGAAGPFAYAANALLLAGGGVVFAQLCHRVIVRLLPPHFFVYVFVNAFLGAALTIIAVGFSITVFLFFSGVYTWEYLIDEYFPYFMLLGFSEAWLSGMLMTLFVVYRPDWVITFDDSRYLADK encoded by the coding sequence GTGAATCTACCGGATAACCTGCTGGGCGAAACGTGGTACTGGATGGCTTGGGTCATCTGGATACCGCTTTTCGCCCGCAGTCTTTTACGGGCGCCATGGGGACGATTGAAGTCTCCTGATTTGCTGAATGTCTGGCTGGGCATGGTCGTCTTGCTGACCCTAGTCTGGAGTCTGAAAGCCGGGGTCAAGCCGGGCCTGGGGTTTCATCTTCTCGGCGCCACCGTTTTTACCCTGAGTTTTGGTCCGCACCTGGCCTTTGTCGGGCTTTGCCTGGTACTTGCCGGCATTACCCTGAATGGCGCAGCCGGGCCTTTTGCTTATGCAGCCAATGCCTTGTTGCTGGCAGGTGGGGGCGTTGTCTTTGCCCAGCTTTGTCATCGCGTGATTGTCCGCTTGCTGCCGCCGCATTTTTTTGTGTATGTTTTCGTCAATGCTTTCCTGGGGGCGGCGCTGACAATTATTGCGGTTGGTTTTTCCATTACTGTTTTTCTATTTTTTTCCGGTGTTTACACTTGGGAGTACTTGATTGATGAGTATTTCCCATATTTCATGCTTTTGGGTTTTTCCGAGGCGTGGCTTTCGGGGATGTTAATGACGCTATTTGTCGTTTATCGGCCAGATTGGGTTATTACTTTTGATGATTCCCGTTATCTTGCGGATAAATAA
- a CDS encoding electron transfer flavoprotein subunit alpha/FixB family protein, with product MPILVIAEHDHASLKAATLNTVAAAAKIGGDIHVLVAGSNCAAAAQQAAGLQGVAKVKLADAAHYASQTAENLTALVIANAAGYSHILAPATTFGKNLLPRVAALLDVAQISEITGVEAADTFVRPIYAGNALATVKSADAVKVITVRTTAFDAVNAGNNAEIEAIAAAADTNQAQLTNRELTKSERPELGAAKIIVSGGRGLGSGENYHQLLEPLADKLGAALGASRAAVDAGFVPNDYQVGQTGKIVAPQLYIAVGISGAIQHLAGMKDSKVIVAINKDPDAPIFQVADYGLVGDLFDVVPQLGAALG from the coding sequence ATGCCTATATTAGTTATCGCTGAACACGATCACGCCAGCCTCAAGGCGGCCACCCTGAACACTGTCGCGGCTGCCGCCAAAATCGGTGGCGACATCCACGTGCTGGTCGCCGGCAGCAACTGTGCCGCCGCCGCGCAGCAAGCCGCCGGCCTGCAAGGCGTGGCCAAGGTCAAGCTGGCCGATGCCGCGCACTACGCCAGCCAGACGGCCGAGAACCTGACGGCGCTGGTCATTGCCAACGCCGCCGGTTACAGCCACATCCTGGCGCCGGCCACGACCTTCGGCAAGAACCTGCTGCCGCGCGTCGCCGCGCTGCTCGATGTTGCCCAGATTTCGGAAATCACCGGCGTCGAAGCCGCTGACACCTTCGTGCGCCCGATCTACGCCGGCAATGCGCTGGCCACGGTGAAGAGCGCCGATGCGGTCAAGGTGATCACCGTGCGGACCACCGCCTTCGATGCGGTCAACGCCGGAAACAATGCCGAAATCGAAGCCATCGCTGCGGCCGCCGATACCAACCAGGCGCAACTGACCAACCGCGAGCTGACCAAGTCGGAACGCCCGGAACTGGGCGCCGCCAAGATCATCGTCTCCGGCGGGCGTGGCCTGGGCAGCGGTGAAAACTATCACCAGCTGCTCGAGCCGCTCGCCGACAAGCTCGGTGCCGCCCTGGGCGCCAGCCGCGCCGCGGTCGATGCCGGCTTCGTGCCGAACGACTACCAGGTCGGCCAGACCGGCAAGATCGTCGCGCCGCAGCTCTATATCGCGGTCGGCATTTCGGGTGCGATCCAGCACCTGGCCGGCATGAAGGATTCGAAGGTGATCGTCGCGATCAACAAGGATCCGGACGCCCCGATCTTCCAGGTCGCCGATTACGGCCTGGTCGGTGACCTGTTCGACGTTGTGCCGCAACTGGGTGCCGCACTCGGCTGA
- a CDS encoding electron transfer flavoprotein subunit beta/FixA family protein, with protein MKILVPVKRVVDYNVKVRVKADGSGVDLANVKMSMNPFDEIAVEEAVRLKEAGIATEVIAVSCGVAACQETLRTAMAIGADRGILVDCGDVDLQPLAVAKLLKALCDKEAPGLVICGKQAIDDDANQTGQMLAALAGWPQATFASKVVIADGKATVTREIDGGLETLAISLPAVVSTDLRLNEPRYATLPNIMKAKKKPLDTVKPADLGVDVAPRLSTLKVAEPAKRSAGVMVADVAELVSKLKNEAKVIA; from the coding sequence ATGAAAATTCTCGTCCCCGTAAAGCGGGTGGTTGATTACAACGTAAAGGTCCGCGTCAAGGCGGATGGCTCGGGCGTCGATCTGGCCAACGTCAAGATGAGCATGAACCCGTTTGACGAAATCGCGGTTGAAGAAGCGGTGCGTCTGAAGGAAGCCGGCATTGCGACGGAAGTGATCGCGGTGTCGTGTGGTGTGGCCGCCTGCCAGGAAACCCTGCGCACGGCGATGGCGATCGGTGCCGATCGCGGCATTCTGGTTGATTGCGGTGATGTTGACCTGCAGCCGCTGGCTGTGGCCAAGCTGCTCAAGGCACTCTGCGACAAGGAAGCACCGGGTCTGGTCATCTGCGGCAAGCAGGCGATCGACGACGATGCCAATCAGACCGGCCAGATGCTCGCCGCACTCGCCGGCTGGCCGCAAGCCACCTTCGCCTCCAAGGTCGTGATTGCCGACGGCAAGGCCACGGTTACCCGTGAAATCGACGGCGGCCTGGAAACCCTGGCCATTTCCTTGCCTGCGGTGGTGTCGACCGATCTGCGCCTGAACGAGCCGCGCTACGCGACCCTGCCCAACATCATGAAGGCCAAGAAGAAGCCGCTCGACACCGTCAAGCCGGCCGACCTCGGCGTTGATGTCGCACCGCGCCTGAGCACGCTGAAAGTCGCCGAACCGGCCAAGCGCAGCGCCGGCGTGATGGTGGCCGATGTCGCCGAACTGGTGAGCAAACTCAAGAACGAAGCCAAGGTAATCGCGTGA